In Streptomyces sp. NBC_00569, a single genomic region encodes these proteins:
- a CDS encoding glycoside hydrolase family 75 protein, producing the protein MYWKADMDIDCDGRSGTHCNSRTDPVFLSATAYRDSHGGALAAESLPYVVVPGASPIWTPAAHGIRGGTVAAIIYRNQVQYAVVGDTGPTDVIGEASYAAVVNLGINPDPVRGGAGEVTYILFKNTAVSPIESHRAAVALGEAQAKKFLAVN; encoded by the coding sequence GTGTACTGGAAGGCCGACATGGACATCGACTGCGACGGCCGCTCAGGGACCCACTGCAACAGCCGCACCGACCCGGTGTTCTTGAGCGCCACCGCCTACCGGGACTCCCACGGCGGAGCTCTCGCCGCGGAAAGCCTCCCGTACGTCGTCGTCCCCGGCGCGAGCCCCATATGGACCCCTGCGGCCCACGGCATCCGCGGCGGAACGGTGGCCGCGATCATCTACCGAAACCAGGTCCAGTACGCCGTCGTCGGCGACACCGGGCCGACGGACGTCATCGGCGAGGCCTCGTACGCCGCCGTGGTGAACCTCGGCATCAACCCGGATCCCGTACGCGGCGGCGCCGGCGAAGTCACGTACATCCTGTTCAAGAACACCGCAGTGTCGCCCATCGAGAGCCACCGGGCCGCGGTGGCGCTGGGCGAGGCACAGGCGAAGAAGTTCCTGGCCGTCAACTGA
- a CDS encoding MarR family winged helix-turn-helix transcriptional regulator gives MTSFARRARAMAGRMHPELSLVSYTLLSHLDEKGGCRATDLATHYALDKSTVSRQVSALERAGLVMRRVDPDDHRVQVLHPTEAGADILAQVTVSRRQAFQERVADWPEEDLVRFADYLLRYNAQVQDDA, from the coding sequence ATGACGTCGTTCGCGCGGCGTGCCAGAGCGATGGCCGGACGGATGCACCCCGAGCTGTCGCTCGTGTCGTACACCCTGCTCAGCCACCTGGACGAGAAGGGCGGCTGCCGGGCCACGGACCTCGCCACGCACTACGCCCTCGACAAGTCGACGGTGAGCCGGCAGGTGTCCGCGCTGGAGCGGGCCGGGCTCGTGATGCGCCGGGTGGACCCGGACGACCACCGCGTCCAGGTCCTCCACCCGACCGAGGCGGGGGCCGACATCCTCGCCCAGGTCACCGTCAGCCGCCGCCAGGCGTTCCAGGAGCGGGTGGCGGACTGGCCCGAAGAGGATCTCGTCCGCTTCGCGGACTATCTGCTGCGCTACAACGCGCAGGTCCAGGACGACGCCTGA
- a CDS encoding NADPH-dependent 2,4-dienoyl-CoA reductase: MSRYPHLLTPLDLGFTTLPNRVLMGSMHVGLEEAENGFARMAEFYATRARGGVGLMVTGGIAPNEAGRPWAGGAKLTTEAEADEHRQVTDAVHAAGGKIAMQILHFGRYAYHEDLVAPSPLQAPISPFPPHELTDAEIEQTVEDFARAAELARRAGYDGVEIMGSEGYLINEFIVAATNQRTDRWGGSYENRIRFPVEIVRRVRERVGTDFILIYRLSMIDLVPGGSTLEEVVQLAKEIEAAGATIINTGIGWHEARIPTIATSVPRGAYTFVTKKVMGEVSIPLVTTNRINTPEIAEELLADGCADMVSLARPLLADPDFVAKAQAERPETINTCIGCNQACLDHTFSGKITSCLVNPRACHETELVLAPTRLRKRVAVVGAGPAGLACAVSAAERGHAVTLFDAASEVGGQLNVARKVPGKEEFDETLRYYRAQLELHGVDVRLNTPVSAADLTPDAYDEVVVATGVTPRTPEIAGLDHPSVVGYLDVLRDGAPVGERVAIVGAGGIGFDVAEYLTDSGDKASQDPATYFRQWGVDMDYRDRGGLTKPDRPTPPRAVHLLQRKTSKVGAGLGKTTGWIHRTELRHRGVTMVAGATYDRIDDAGLHVTVDGNSTVIPVDTVVLCTGQDPARGLYDDLLAVGREAHLIGGADVAAELDAKRAIRQGTELAAAL, translated from the coding sequence ATGAGCCGATACCCGCACCTGCTCACCCCGCTCGACCTCGGATTCACCACGCTGCCCAACCGGGTCCTGATGGGCTCCATGCACGTGGGCCTCGAGGAGGCGGAGAACGGCTTCGCGCGGATGGCGGAGTTCTACGCCACCCGCGCCCGCGGCGGCGTCGGCCTCATGGTCACCGGCGGCATCGCCCCCAACGAGGCCGGACGCCCCTGGGCCGGCGGCGCGAAGCTGACCACCGAGGCGGAGGCCGACGAGCACCGCCAGGTCACCGACGCGGTGCACGCGGCGGGCGGGAAGATCGCGATGCAGATCCTCCACTTCGGCCGCTACGCCTACCACGAGGACCTCGTCGCCCCGAGCCCGCTCCAGGCGCCGATCAGCCCCTTCCCGCCGCACGAACTCACCGACGCCGAGATCGAGCAGACCGTCGAGGACTTCGCGCGCGCCGCCGAACTCGCCCGGCGGGCGGGCTACGACGGCGTGGAGATCATGGGCTCCGAGGGCTACCTCATCAACGAGTTCATCGTTGCCGCCACGAACCAGCGCACCGACCGCTGGGGCGGCTCGTACGAGAACCGCATCCGCTTCCCCGTCGAGATCGTCCGCCGCGTCCGCGAGCGCGTCGGCACGGACTTCATCCTCATCTACCGGCTCTCGATGATCGACCTCGTGCCCGGCGGCTCCACCCTCGAGGAGGTCGTGCAGCTCGCCAAGGAGATCGAGGCCGCCGGCGCCACCATCATCAACACCGGCATCGGCTGGCACGAGGCCCGCATCCCGACCATCGCGACGTCGGTGCCGCGCGGCGCGTACACCTTCGTCACCAAGAAGGTCATGGGCGAGGTCTCCATCCCGCTCGTCACCACGAACCGCATCAACACCCCTGAGATCGCCGAGGAGTTGCTCGCCGACGGCTGCGCCGACATGGTGTCCCTCGCACGGCCCCTGCTCGCCGACCCGGATTTCGTGGCCAAGGCCCAGGCCGAGCGCCCGGAAACCATCAACACCTGCATCGGCTGCAACCAGGCATGCCTGGACCACACGTTCAGCGGCAAGATCACCTCCTGCCTCGTCAACCCGCGCGCCTGCCACGAGACCGAACTCGTCCTCGCGCCCACCCGCCTGCGCAAGCGTGTCGCCGTCGTCGGAGCGGGCCCCGCGGGTCTCGCCTGCGCGGTCTCCGCCGCCGAGCGCGGGCACGCCGTCACCCTCTTCGACGCCGCCTCCGAGGTCGGCGGCCAGCTCAACGTCGCCCGCAAGGTCCCCGGCAAGGAGGAGTTCGACGAGACCCTCCGCTACTACCGCGCGCAGCTCGAACTGCACGGCGTGGACGTCCGGTTGAACACCCCCGTCAGCGCCGCCGACCTCACCCCCGACGCGTACGACGAGGTGGTCGTCGCCACCGGCGTCACCCCCCGCACCCCCGAGATCGCGGGGCTCGACCACCCCAGCGTCGTCGGCTACCTCGACGTCCTGCGCGACGGCGCACCCGTCGGGGAGCGCGTCGCGATCGTCGGCGCGGGCGGCATCGGCTTCGACGTCGCCGAGTACCTCACCGACAGCGGGGACAAGGCGAGCCAGGACCCCGCCACGTACTTCCGGCAGTGGGGCGTCGACATGGACTACCGCGACCGCGGCGGCCTCACGAAGCCCGACCGTCCCACCCCGCCGCGCGCCGTCCACCTCCTCCAGCGCAAGACCTCGAAGGTCGGCGCCGGACTCGGCAAGACCACCGGCTGGATCCACCGCACCGAACTGCGCCACCGCGGGGTCACCATGGTCGCGGGCGCCACCTACGACCGCATCGACGACGCGGGCCTGCACGTCACCGTCGACGGCAACTCCACCGTCATCCCCGTCGACACCGTCGTCCTGTGCACCGGCCAGGACCCGGCCCGCGGTCTGTACGACGACCTGCTCGCCGTGGGCCGCGAGGCGCACCTGATCGGCGGCGCCGACGTGGCCGCCGAGCTGGACGCCAAGCGCGCCATCCGCCAGGGCACCGAACTGGCCGCGGCGCTGTGA
- a CDS encoding NAD-dependent epimerase/dehydratase family protein, translating into MRVLVTGGAGFIGSAVVDTLSARGHEVVVLDVRPPGPDERRPWSVADVRDPAAVESALDGVDAVCHQAAKVGLGKDFADAPDYVSRNDLGTAVLLAAMASAGVRNLVLAGSMVVYGEGRYECGRHGVVRPGPRAEADLRAGRFEPACPRCGDALSPGLVGEDAPTDPRNVYATTKLAQEHLASAWARATGGRAVSLRYHNVYGPGMPRDTPYAGVASFFRSALARGEAPRVFEDGRQRRDFVHVHDVAAANALALETLGDRPADSCVAYNTGSGDPHTVGEMAHALAAAYGGPMPVVTGEYRLGDVRHITADPARLRAELGWRAEVGFEEGMTEFAKAELG; encoded by the coding sequence ATGCGTGTACTGGTCACCGGCGGTGCCGGGTTCATCGGGTCCGCGGTCGTGGACACTCTCTCCGCACGAGGACATGAGGTCGTCGTGCTCGACGTCCGGCCGCCCGGCCCGGACGAACGCCGGCCCTGGTCCGTCGCCGACGTACGCGACCCCGCCGCCGTGGAGTCTGCCCTCGACGGCGTCGACGCGGTGTGTCATCAGGCGGCGAAGGTCGGCCTCGGCAAGGACTTCGCCGACGCGCCCGACTACGTCTCCCGCAACGACCTCGGCACGGCCGTGCTGCTCGCCGCGATGGCCTCGGCGGGGGTACGCAATCTGGTGCTCGCCGGGTCGATGGTCGTGTACGGGGAGGGGCGGTACGAGTGCGGGCGTCACGGAGTGGTGCGCCCGGGACCGCGCGCCGAGGCCGACCTGCGGGCCGGCCGCTTCGAGCCCGCGTGCCCTCGGTGCGGCGATGCGCTGAGCCCCGGCCTCGTCGGCGAGGACGCCCCCACGGACCCGCGCAACGTGTACGCGACGACGAAGCTCGCCCAGGAACATCTGGCGTCCGCCTGGGCGCGGGCCACCGGGGGCCGCGCGGTGTCGCTGCGCTACCACAACGTGTACGGGCCGGGGATGCCGCGCGACACCCCGTATGCGGGCGTCGCGTCGTTCTTCCGGTCGGCGCTGGCCCGGGGTGAGGCCCCGCGCGTCTTCGAGGACGGCCGCCAGCGGCGGGACTTCGTGCACGTTCACGACGTGGCCGCGGCGAACGCGCTCGCCCTGGAGACCCTGGGCGACCGGCCCGCCGACTCGTGCGTCGCGTACAACACGGGCAGCGGGGACCCGCACACGGTGGGCGAGATGGCCCACGCACTCGCCGCCGCGTACGGCGGGCCGATGCCCGTGGTGACGGGCGAGTACCGGCTCGGCGACGTACGGCACATCACGGCGGACCCGGCCCGGCTCAGGGCGGAGCTCGGATGGCGCGCCGAGGTGGGGTTCGAGGAGGGGATGACGGAGTTCGCCAAGGCGGAGCTGGGGTGA
- a CDS encoding GNAT family N-acetyltransferase, which yields MSVPAAATAHPLDNPAYSSLTGPHAHFAERRGRVLRYPLDVSPWLALPDEPGPGDWADLAALAGPGETVPLPGMRTAPPEGWELTMSMDGVQLVDDGVAAAPDAEAVLLGAADVPEMLDLVARTQPGPFLPRTVELGTYLGIRRQGALVAMAGERLHPPGWTEISAVCTDPDHRGQGLAARLVLAVAAGIKDRGETPFLHTAARNTNAIRLYESLGFRLRRTTKFMAARAPEFDHAAAR from the coding sequence ATGTCCGTCCCGGCCGCCGCCACCGCCCACCCGCTCGACAACCCCGCGTACAGCTCTCTCACCGGCCCGCACGCACACTTCGCCGAGCGGCGGGGCCGGGTGCTGCGGTACCCCCTCGACGTGTCGCCGTGGCTCGCGCTGCCGGACGAGCCGGGCCCCGGGGACTGGGCGGATCTCGCGGCGCTCGCCGGGCCGGGCGAGACCGTCCCGCTGCCCGGGATGCGCACGGCGCCGCCCGAGGGCTGGGAACTCACGATGAGCATGGACGGGGTGCAGCTCGTCGACGACGGTGTGGCCGCGGCGCCGGACGCGGAGGCCGTGCTGCTCGGCGCGGCCGACGTGCCCGAGATGCTGGACCTCGTCGCGCGCACCCAGCCGGGGCCGTTCCTGCCCCGCACCGTCGAGCTCGGCACCTATCTCGGGATCCGCAGGCAGGGCGCGCTCGTGGCGATGGCGGGGGAGCGGCTGCACCCGCCGGGCTGGACGGAGATCAGCGCCGTCTGCACCGACCCGGACCATCGCGGCCAGGGGCTCGCGGCCCGCCTCGTCCTCGCCGTGGCGGCGGGGATAAAGGACCGCGGCGAGACCCCGTTCCTGCACACGGCGGCGCGCAACACGAACGCCATCAGGCTCTACGAGTCCCTGGGCTTCCGGCTGCGGCGCACCACGAAGTTCATGGCGGCCAGGGCCCCGGAGTTCGACCACGCCGCCGCCCGCTGA
- a CDS encoding fibronectin type III domain-containing protein — MRRIPGRTSLACTTCAAALLFATSCGLLDDDTRQGPALTAPAGVTAQAGSATSVHVMWSRPEGAAEVKGYTVYRGATKVKEVPGEQHMVDVVGLHPRSAYTFSVRAEDTDGTLGPLSPKVAVTTPAAVAEDRSAPTRPGALRGRADGGRAASLSWGASKDDKGVVSYDIYQGASKIHSVGGGETRALITGLRPGTRYSFTVKARDAADNTSPAGSALRLTTAKGSDEGPGTAPTDFRATSRRAGGAYYIDLSWTPPRTGGTVPAYRIYLDGRQATTLVWGDAPPKGTARNSFYVGKEAGVRHRVRIRAQLPDGTWGAYSAERSVTTGS; from the coding sequence GTGCGACGCATCCCCGGACGCACCTCGCTGGCGTGCACGACCTGCGCCGCCGCGCTCCTGTTCGCCACATCGTGCGGCCTGCTCGACGACGACACCCGGCAGGGGCCCGCCCTCACGGCCCCCGCCGGAGTCACGGCGCAGGCGGGCAGCGCCACCTCCGTCCACGTCATGTGGAGCCGCCCCGAGGGAGCCGCCGAGGTCAAGGGCTACACGGTGTACCGGGGCGCCACCAAGGTGAAGGAGGTACCGGGTGAACAGCACATGGTCGACGTCGTCGGGCTGCACCCGCGCTCCGCCTACACCTTCTCCGTCCGGGCCGAGGACACCGACGGCACACTCGGACCGCTCAGTCCGAAGGTGGCCGTCACGACACCGGCCGCCGTCGCCGAGGACCGGTCGGCCCCGACCCGGCCGGGAGCGCTGCGCGGACGGGCGGACGGCGGCCGGGCGGCTTCGCTGTCGTGGGGCGCGTCGAAGGACGACAAGGGCGTCGTCTCGTACGACATCTACCAGGGCGCGTCGAAGATCCACAGCGTCGGCGGGGGCGAGACCCGGGCGCTGATCACCGGGCTGCGGCCGGGCACCAGGTACTCGTTCACCGTGAAGGCGCGCGACGCCGCCGACAACACCTCCCCCGCCGGCTCGGCCCTCAGGCTCACCACCGCGAAGGGCTCCGACGAGGGCCCCGGCACCGCCCCCACCGACTTCCGCGCCACGTCCCGCCGGGCCGGCGGCGCGTACTACATCGACCTGTCGTGGACGCCGCCGCGCACGGGCGGCACCGTGCCCGCGTACCGCATCTACCTCGACGGCCGGCAGGCCACCACGCTCGTCTGGGGCGACGCCCCGCCCAAGGGCACGGCACGGAACAGTTTCTACGTGGGCAAGGAGGCCGGCGTCCGACACCGCGTACGGATCCGGGCCCAGCTGCCCGACGGGACGTGGGGCGCCTACTCCGCCGAACGGAGCGTCACCACCGGGTCCTGA
- a CDS encoding Gfo/Idh/MocA family protein gives MSSGPVGVAVVGAGVISNEYLRTLSSFPDLRVVGVADLDAGRATAVAREHGVPVAGDVATVLAVPEVELVVNLTVPAAHAQVATQALRAGKHVYGEKPIALAPGEAEKVLAQAAERGLLVGNAPDTFLGAGLQSALRAVGAGHIGEPVAATTAVMGLGPEGWHPDPAFFYQPGAGPLFDLGPYYLTALVALFGGVSRVAASAARAREERVVGSGPRAGQVFPVAVPTHVSALVEFGSGVRATSVLSFDSALPRIQFEVTGTEGVLAVPDPNTFRGPLKVRANGAEDWRDLPVAGRVDGRGLGVLDLARAIRRGGAPRASGALALHVLQTMTAITHSAEHAEFTRVATCPAPPPPVPADWDPGAATLD, from the coding sequence GTGAGTTCGGGGCCGGTCGGTGTCGCCGTCGTCGGGGCGGGCGTCATCAGCAACGAGTATCTGCGGACACTGTCCTCCTTTCCCGATCTGCGGGTGGTGGGTGTCGCCGACCTAGACGCGGGCCGCGCCACGGCCGTCGCGCGCGAGCACGGCGTACCGGTCGCCGGAGACGTGGCGACGGTGCTCGCCGTTCCCGAGGTCGAGCTCGTCGTGAATCTCACCGTGCCGGCCGCCCACGCGCAGGTCGCGACGCAGGCGCTGCGGGCCGGGAAGCACGTGTACGGCGAGAAGCCGATCGCCCTGGCCCCCGGTGAGGCCGAGAAGGTGCTCGCCCAGGCGGCGGAACGGGGGCTCCTTGTGGGGAACGCGCCGGACACGTTCCTCGGCGCGGGTCTCCAGTCGGCGCTGCGGGCCGTCGGGGCGGGGCACATCGGCGAGCCGGTGGCGGCGACGACGGCGGTGATGGGCCTCGGGCCGGAGGGCTGGCACCCTGATCCGGCGTTCTTCTACCAGCCCGGCGCGGGACCGCTGTTCGACCTCGGGCCGTACTACCTGACGGCGCTGGTGGCGCTGTTCGGCGGGGTGTCGCGCGTGGCGGCCTCGGCGGCACGCGCGCGCGAGGAGCGCGTCGTCGGGTCGGGGCCCAGAGCTGGGCAGGTGTTCCCGGTGGCGGTGCCGACGCATGTGTCGGCGCTCGTCGAGTTCGGGTCCGGGGTGCGGGCGACCTCGGTGCTCAGCTTCGACTCGGCGCTGCCGCGTATCCAGTTCGAGGTCACCGGCACGGAGGGCGTCCTCGCGGTGCCGGACCCCAACACCTTCCGCGGGCCGCTGAAAGTGCGGGCCAACGGGGCGGAGGACTGGCGCGACCTGCCGGTCGCGGGGCGCGTCGACGGGCGCGGGCTCGGCGTGCTCGACCTGGCGCGGGCGATCCGCCGGGGCGGTGCGCCGCGTGCGTCGGGGGCACTGGCCCTGCACGTCCTGCAGACGATGACGGCGATCACGCACTCGGCCGAACACGCCGAGTTCACCCGGGTCGCCACCTGCCCTGCGCCACCACCGCCCGTTCCGGCGGACTGGGACCCGGGGGCGGCGACCCTCGACTAG
- the def gene encoding peptide deformylase has translation MPSVPLSDRVEELLAGEHPLPVVEAGDPVLRSPAQTYDGQLAPELLERLIAAMRASMHAAPGVGLAAPQIGVPLRIAVVEDAAEVPEEVRVARGRVPQAFRVLINPSYVPVGARRAAFFEGCLSVPGLQAVVSRHQRVRLRCLDERGRRVDEEFTGWPARIVQHETDHLHGTLYLDRAELRSLSTRNAMAERWTQPTAELAAGALGFSLP, from the coding sequence ATGCCCTCCGTACCCCTGAGTGACCGCGTCGAGGAACTGCTCGCGGGCGAGCACCCGTTGCCGGTCGTGGAGGCGGGCGATCCCGTGCTCCGGTCCCCCGCGCAGACCTACGACGGTCAGCTCGCGCCCGAGCTCCTGGAGCGTCTGATCGCCGCGATGCGCGCGTCGATGCACGCCGCTCCCGGCGTCGGTCTCGCCGCACCGCAGATCGGCGTCCCGCTGCGGATCGCCGTCGTCGAGGACGCGGCCGAGGTCCCCGAGGAGGTACGGGTGGCGCGCGGCCGGGTGCCGCAGGCGTTCCGCGTCCTGATCAACCCGTCGTACGTGCCCGTGGGCGCGCGCCGCGCCGCGTTCTTCGAAGGCTGCCTGAGCGTGCCCGGCCTGCAGGCCGTGGTCTCCCGGCACCAGCGGGTGCGTCTGCGGTGTCTCGACGAGCGGGGCCGCCGCGTGGACGAGGAGTTCACGGGGTGGCCCGCCCGGATCGTGCAGCACGAGACGGACCATCTGCACGGAACGCTCTATCTCGACCGGGCGGAGCTGCGCTCACTGTCCACCCGCAACGCGATGGCCGAGCGCTGGACGCAGCCCACTGCGGAGCTGGCCGCGGGCGCGCTCGGCTTCTCGCTTCCCTGA
- a CDS encoding PadR family transcriptional regulator: MSLPHAILTALLEKPSSGLELTRRFDKSIGYFWSATHQQIYRELGRLEREGYIRALPAPTPARGQKKEYEVLPEGRAELARWTAASQDPKPLRDPLLLRLRAAAVVGTDGIEADLRRHLDLHRRQLAEYEEIEKRDFPPGLDSVDARLQHVVLRAGIDLETFWARWLEQTLEELGLDPA; this comes from the coding sequence ATGTCACTCCCGCACGCGATCCTCACGGCCCTCCTGGAGAAGCCGTCGTCGGGCCTCGAACTGACGCGCCGCTTCGACAAGTCGATCGGCTACTTCTGGTCGGCCACGCACCAGCAGATCTATCGCGAGCTGGGCCGCCTGGAACGCGAGGGGTACATCAGGGCCCTGCCCGCGCCGACGCCCGCGCGCGGTCAGAAGAAGGAGTACGAGGTCCTGCCCGAGGGCCGCGCCGAACTGGCCCGCTGGACCGCCGCGAGCCAGGACCCCAAACCGCTGCGCGACCCGCTGCTCCTGCGCCTGCGCGCCGCCGCCGTCGTCGGCACCGACGGCATCGAGGCCGACCTGCGCCGCCATCTCGACCTGCACCGGCGGCAGTTGGCGGAGTACGAGGAGATCGAGAAGCGGGACTTCCCGCCCGGCCTCGACTCCGTCGACGCCCGCCTGCAGCATGTGGTGCTGCGCGCGGGCATCGACCTGGAGACCTTCTGGGCGCGCTGGCTCGAACAGACCCTGGAGGAACTCGGCCTCGACCCGGCCTAG
- a CDS encoding sensor histidine kinase yields the protein MHDMVLIALLAFLGAVGAGLLGALALFVLRRRSLTVSLTVVAAVAVTAMLAGTLVVAWAMFLSPHDLTVVTTVAAMAASVSLATALLLGRWVVARSNALTLAARSFGDGGSFAAPLVPATAELAALSRELEATSAKLAASRDRERALETSRRELVAWISHDLRTPLAGLRAMSEALEDGMAADPDRYLRQIRTEVERMNDMVGDLFELSRIHAGTLVLSPSRISLHDLVGDALAGADPLAREHGVRLVGDRVDRIPVEVDGKEMSRVLGNLLVNAIRRTPADGTVAVAAAGSTEGVVLTVTDGCGGIPEQDLPRVFDTGWRGSHARTPPSGAGLGLAIVRGIVEAHRGSAAVRNVAGGCCFEVILPAAGA from the coding sequence GTGCATGACATGGTCCTCATCGCCCTCCTCGCGTTCCTCGGCGCCGTCGGCGCGGGCCTGCTGGGCGCGCTCGCCCTGTTCGTGCTGCGCCGCCGCTCCCTGACGGTGTCGCTCACGGTCGTCGCCGCCGTCGCGGTGACGGCGATGCTCGCCGGCACACTCGTCGTGGCCTGGGCGATGTTCCTGTCCCCGCACGACCTGACCGTCGTGACGACCGTCGCCGCGATGGCCGCCTCCGTGTCACTGGCCACCGCCCTGCTCCTCGGCCGCTGGGTCGTGGCCCGCAGCAACGCGCTCACCCTCGCCGCCCGCTCCTTCGGTGACGGCGGCAGCTTCGCGGCGCCTCTCGTTCCCGCGACGGCGGAACTTGCCGCGCTCTCAAGGGAGTTGGAGGCCACCAGCGCCAAGCTGGCCGCCTCCAGGGACCGCGAGCGCGCCCTGGAGACCTCGCGTCGCGAGCTCGTCGCCTGGATCTCGCACGATCTGCGCACCCCGCTCGCCGGACTCCGCGCGATGTCCGAGGCACTGGAGGACGGTATGGCGGCCGACCCGGACCGCTATCTGCGCCAGATCCGCACCGAGGTCGAGCGCATGAACGACATGGTGGGCGACCTCTTCGAACTGTCGCGCATCCACGCGGGGACCCTCGTCCTGAGCCCGTCCAGGATCTCCCTCCACGACCTCGTGGGCGACGCGCTCGCGGGCGCCGACCCGCTGGCCCGCGAACACGGCGTACGCCTCGTCGGCGACCGGGTCGACAGGATTCCCGTCGAGGTCGACGGCAAGGAGATGAGCCGCGTCCTCGGCAACCTCCTTGTGAACGCGATCCGTCGCACGCCGGCCGACGGCACGGTCGCCGTGGCGGCGGCCGGTTCCACGGAGGGTGTGGTCCTCACGGTCACGGACGGCTGCGGGGGCATTCCCGAGCAGGATCTGCCGCGCGTCTTCGACACGGGGTGGCGTGGCAGCCACGCCCGGACGCCGCCGTCGGGCGCGGGCCTCGGGCTCGCCATCGTCAGGGGAATCGTGGAGGCCCACCGGGGCAGCGCCGCCGTGCGCAATGTGGCCGGCGGCTGCTGCTTCGAGGTGATCCTTCCGGCCGCGGGGGCGTAG
- a CDS encoding VOC family protein, translating to MAARPEGAPIWADAMFPDLEAAKRFYGELLGWTFEEGGEEYGNYAQAMSDGKRVGALSPQMPGMEGTPPAWNLYLATPDVRATAARVKEAGGTLLMEPMEVGDFGSMVTVKDPAGVFFSLWQPGTHDGFEKVGEPGSYAWAEVTTRDTGKTDGFFEAAFPYEVRKMADENVDFNLWQLDGQPQLGRFKMTEDFPPQVPSYVNVYFAVDDCDAAVATVTRLGGKLHYGPMDTPFGRFAAVTDPQGAAFSVIDLSTTEGEMPDLT from the coding sequence ATGGCCGCACGACCGGAGGGCGCGCCCATCTGGGCCGACGCCATGTTCCCCGACCTGGAGGCCGCCAAGCGCTTCTACGGCGAGCTTCTCGGCTGGACGTTCGAGGAGGGCGGGGAGGAGTACGGCAACTACGCGCAGGCGATGTCCGACGGCAAGCGGGTCGGCGCGCTCTCGCCGCAGATGCCGGGCATGGAGGGCACCCCGCCGGCCTGGAACCTGTACCTGGCCACGCCGGACGTCAGGGCCACGGCGGCCCGCGTCAAGGAGGCCGGCGGCACCCTGCTGATGGAGCCCATGGAGGTCGGCGACTTCGGCTCGATGGTCACCGTCAAGGACCCGGCGGGAGTCTTCTTCAGCCTCTGGCAGCCGGGTACGCACGACGGGTTCGAGAAGGTGGGCGAGCCCGGTTCGTACGCCTGGGCCGAGGTGACCACGCGTGACACAGGGAAGACGGACGGGTTCTTCGAGGCCGCTTTCCCGTACGAGGTACGGAAGATGGCCGACGAGAACGTCGACTTCAACCTCTGGCAGCTCGACGGACAGCCCCAGCTCGGCCGCTTCAAGATGACCGAGGACTTCCCGCCGCAGGTCCCGTCGTACGTCAACGTCTACTTCGCGGTCGACGACTGCGACGCGGCGGTCGCGACGGTGACCAGGCTCGGCGGAAAGCTCCACTACGGCCCGATGGACACCCCGTTCGGCCGCTTCGCGGCGGTGACGGACCCGCAGGGCGCCGCGTTCTCGGTGATCGACCTGAGCACGACGGAGGGCGAGATGCCCGACCTCACCTGA